The Anomaloglossus baeobatrachus isolate aAnoBae1 chromosome 7, aAnoBae1.hap1, whole genome shotgun sequence sequence cattgtgcatAGCAACAATGTGGTAGAAAACAGAAAATTGCCGCACATCCAAaattcataagttgatctaatgccaCTAGGCAGCAGCTTCATCCAGTCTGATCAGAAGGTTACACCCAGAACCTCATGTTGAGGTATTTAATTTTTCGCCTAGTGGCATTCGATCAGCTTGTGAATTTTGGATGTGcggccatttcttttttctacTACATTGTTGCAGAACTTCCCACACTGCTGTACAGGAGCCCCAACTGCCTGGACACTGCACTGCTGCTCCACAATGGCAGTgacaatgtcctccacaacctctctgcttaccgctCGTCACCCACGCCAGATGGGATTCTGGGCCTTAGTTATAACAGTACAGTCagattttttgaattttttttttattgaacacCATATAGAAATAGTCGCCCCCACAGGCTCCGGAGCGTTCCACAGTAATGGTCCCAAGAACCGGCAGAACCAGAGGAACAGATGGTCTATAGCAGCCAATCAGGTTACAGCTTTCATTTTCCATAGGCCAGCTCAGAAGAGGGAGGGGAATTCTGGTTGGTTGCTATGGTAAGGGTTTGTCTCCACGCACTAGTTTTTCTAAAGCAGCCCCCTATATTCCAGTCTTTTCTCCACCACACGTCATAAGTTCCTTCACAAGTCCTTAAACGCCTCCTTGTTCTCCTCCATCCATGGCTCAAAGGTCTTGGCCTTGGGGTTGAGCTTCTTTGTCATCGCCACGTCCCTGTCAGGATTCATGATGTAAAAGCGGAACATGTTGGCCAGTTCTGCCGCTCCGGGGAAGGCGAGCTTCTCATAGGCTTCAGGGGTGATCTGCGGGTAAAATGCACAATTAAGGGACATTGCACCACAGGCCTCAATATAATCTATTGCTCTCTGGTATCATCCATGTTAGGCAGAAGAGGTAGTTGGCTCTTGGGCTGCAGGACAGTCAGCAGAACTATAGATGCAGCTCTGGTTTTCAGGTGGCATAGGACACCCCATCCCTGTCTAGCGATGGTCAGGTACAAGATAGTGCCTTGGTCATTAACACCCAGTCTGCACTGTGGCAGCCATTAGAGGTTTCTCATTTGAGGGCAGAGCCTAAATGTAGAAGATTACATCTACATTTGCCTCGGTGAGATAAGCGTGATCCATCCCCGGAGAGGCCTCTGATCTCACCTTGGCGTCTTTGATGTCCTTGCCGGTGACTCTGGACATTATGGCCGCATACTGCTCCACCGTCAGCTTCTCCGTGCTGAGACCGATGTTCTTTCCTATGTATTCTGATGGAGACTTCAGGATGGTGACCACCACGCCGCCCAAGTCCATGACGGACATCCCATCCAGGAGCTCGTCACCCATCGGGATGGCTGGAAAGAGAGAAAGTCGTGAAACTGGAGCCTAATGATCGGAAGTCAAATCTGTAGACTGGACGCAACTGTAACAAATCCTCAGCCGTAGGAGGCTACAGAGTTAACAAGCGCATGCCTATTCAGACAGATCTAGAAAAATATTTGCATTATACtccaatcacatccagagctgcattcataatgctCATGATTTTTGGTTGCAAATTTGGCTACAATACATCaaactgctgccccctgctggtaaaGCATGTACTGACCAGGCATTGGGTTATTCCCTGAACAAGTCTGAATGCTGCCCTTGGGTGACTGCAGTATTTAATAAAAACAAATCCGGATGACCTGGGTGtgtaagggggggtgggggggcaggAGCCAATCACCCCGACTACCCGTCCTCATGTTATTAGAGAAGTGAGTTGGGGTTCAATAGTTCCCCACTAAAGGGCAGTGTCCCCATAGTTGGGTGCAGGGGACTGGATGAACTCAGTAGATTAGGGGGGGGGGTGGAGAGACAAGTGAGACCCAGGGAAGGAGACAAGGAAATAAGAGGCTGCAGAGAGGCGGAGTGGAGGGAGATTGGATCCTGATGCAGAGATGGCCGCCCTGTGGCTTGAGGACTGGCGGATAAGAACACAGATGCAGCAGGCGTGGGGCTAAGTCCTAGGGACCGCCATTGTGTAGGATTGCTGACGAACCCTGGGAAGTGGGAGATCAGCATGGCCAGAGCACCCGTATCCACAGGGAGAAGGGCTGGTAATCCAGGAGGCCGATGGAACACTGACAGCCGGGGTAATAAGAGTAGTGAGGAAATGGAGGTGTGCGGTGAAGAAGACGTGCCCCGTCTCAGAGAAGGAAGGTGTTTGTAAACCATTAAAGTGCAGATGTTGAATGGAAAACTGGAGTTTGCCTTTTACTGGGACTGTACCCTAACCCAGAGGTCAACTCTACAGCACCCCTGGAAGCTGGCACCCTCCTACCACCTCTACACTATCCTTTTCATGGCGCGAgtcggttgggggggggggggaatcacgaCGACTATCCCCAGCCTCAGCAGAGCCCCCGGCTGTTACTACAGGTGTAAGAGGGTCCTGTATCCCTTTAACTAGACCATCAGTCACAGAAGAGACAATAGTCTTCCTCCTCCAGAAGACTAAGGGCCCCAGAAGTCAGAAAACCATTTAAAGGGGTTAATTAAGACAGGACCCCAAGTCTTCAGTCACTCAGCGCAACATGTGAGAAGTCCCTGAGAAATCTGTGCCAGGAGTGTGACTGCATGTATGAGATTTCCATACTGccgaccacattccaactagacctcGCTCAATAGAGTTATATTGTGAAAGGCCGCATAGTCTAGTTGGCACaagactgcatgtatgcaaatcacatactgtaTGTGTTCAGTTTAGATATAGGAACTGCATGGGGCTTAGTCATCTTAGGGGAGAAAGTCCATTTATGACAAAATGGTAAGTTCTATAAaaggccctgcttcttgtacctaGTGAGTAGCCATCACCGTCCTTGTTCTTCTGGGGTCTGAAGAAGGTCAGCAGGTTCTCGTAGTAGCTGGGAAGCCGCACGCTGGTCATGGGGACCTCGATCTCACGGAAATATTCCTCAATTTCTCCTTTCCCATCAAAGTGCAGCACCTCCAGCTTTCCCTCCGTCAGTTTCTTCACATTCTCCAGGCCACTGAAGACCACGATCTCCAGGGCGAGACGCTTGGAGATATCTGCTATCAGTTTACCCTGGAGAAAGAAAAAGATAAAATACATAACTATGCTCCTTACATTAAATACATgaatcaggaggctcaggatgagcaccaCATCATTCTATCCATCCATGGGGTCGTTACCTGTGTGACCTCTTTCTCTTTGCTGAAATGCTCCCAGAAGTTGGTGACCAGGAACGCCCCATACGCTCCGCTCAGTGCGGCCTCCAGGCTCTTCTCATCGTCCAGATCCGCGGACACGACCTCCGCTCCGGCCTCCTTTAGCTTCGCAGCTGCCGGTTTGCTGGGGTCTCGAGTCACTGCCCTGACCTCAAAGCTGCCATCATCCAGGAGAGCGGCAGCGACCGACCCACCCTGAGCTCCTGGAGAGAGAAAGGACCAGACATGGcggacatcagcaccgcagccAAACTCCCCACCCAGGAGTCCGGGAAAGCCGAGTGACCACCTGCAAATATTCACCAACAGCCCCGATCTAGCAGAGAACGCTGACCACCAaaacaccaccagagggcgctccaaGGGATTGATTTTCTTGTAAAAAAGGTTCTAACAGCAACTCAGTATATAGGTGATACCATTTTACAGACGCCGAGTATATGCAAAACAGCTTTGAGGAATTTTTTTTTGGTTAACCGTTCAGTGCTTCATAGGAATGTACACAATATGGAACAGggacagaggggaaaaaaaaaaaataaaaaaaaatgtataagtcACTAATCACAGAGTTACGAGCTTTCAAGAGACCACCATAGCTGGGAGACCAAGAAGAACGCTCATCACACCTGATGGCAGTAAAGAGGGAGCTCCCTTCCTCCATTAACCATCTAGATGCTACAGTCATTAATGGCTGCAGAATCCAAGGGGGTTAATCAGCCACAACCAATGTTGCTATGGCTGATGAGCTGTAGTCAACACCAACTGCATCTTAAAAAGGCAGAGGTTACACAAGTTGGGGGAAaattataataaataatattataattatattaatattatatttatattataattataattaattataatataaataaattataataatataatattatatatatgcccccagtccatctagtttaaccttcctccaccaattatacattttgtcaccgaATCATTTATAACCAATCGTTGTTTTACTACTCAGAATCACTTGACTACAATGATTTCTTTTGCTATGAAATCTGAAGACCTCATACCTCAAGGGTTAagtcatagaattcagggatgcctgtcttgtcaaaatCCAATCTGTTCATTTAAGCAGCAGCACCATGATCAATGCAGGACTAGTCACACGTACAGCAGTCCAGCGTGCCCCTTGCTGTGACATCTCACTCAATTAgtgtagagagcctggtgtgggcaggggcagctctgcTACAGCTAAAGTGTTAGAGATTGTCAGAgcagcatccagtaatctaagtgatacatcattagattcagggtCTCTGCCTACATCAAGCTGCTCTGAGACAAGGttgctaaaacctgctgacagattccctttaaggggttagACAGTGGGGGTCCCCCATATGTAGCATAAGCCACAGGTTGCAGACTCCCTGCCCCATTTACAGTATATGGTGGAAGATGCTCCAGCAGATATTTCAAATAGGAGATTCCACAACATGGAAAGTCACCATAAGACACACATTGCCCCAGCATCAAAACCAAGAGACAGCTGCCATATTAATGACAAAGCCAGACCTGGCCCCACAGCGGAGCAAAGAATCTGGGGAAAGCATCAGGAGAGGAGATTACTTGTATAGTACATCACAAGGGTATAGGtagatgctgggggttgtagtgcagcaGAGACTTACTgcatgtatacaggggatatatgaGGGAGTATACAGCAGGTGAGGAGACCTCTACAGTCAGATGAGGGGGACAAGCACAGAATCCCCTCCACATCCAGACACCCCCAAACTTCAGCCCTTCCCCCTCCCTGCACTCACCTGTGGCTCCAAACACTACAATCACTTTCCTGTCAGCCATGGCCACTGCTGTAGACTGGAGGGTTCCTGCAGGTATACAGCCCGGCCCAGTGTAGAGAGGGTTATATACTGAAGCCCCGGACCCTCCCCGCCCCTGGGCTGCGGCCAAGTGGCATTATCACTCAGCTGCTCACAATAGGCAACCATTAGGCCGGGGACCCTTAGAAAGTCAGCCCcttaggccccattcacacatcaGGTTTGAATGCGACGTCTGTGGTGCGACGGATCTGTCGTAAAATGTTTATCCGGCCGACAGAGCCGACGTCCACATGAACGTTTTTTGTCTGCGTCGAAAAAACAGACAGCAACGCATCCGTCAGCGTCGTcatttgttataatggaagcctatgggcgcaggatccgtcagaATCCTtgaaatgacggaatccagcgatggatccgttttttccaaccgagcatgctcagatgagatgtaAATTCATTTCTGGTCAGAAAAAAAGTGGTACGACAAATCcgtttttttttacaggatccgtcgcatcagtcacaaaacggattgtgacggatggcaAAAAActcatgtgtgaaagaggccttatcccAAGACCCTATATCACCCCCCGCCATGTCCGCCGGGCAGTCAGCAGACAGGCATGAAGTCTCTGCGGCTTCTGTCATAACTCAGATTATCAGCCAAAAAGGAAGTTCCATCTCCCaactgttcatcctgagcctcctgattcATGAATAGAATGCAGGACGGTATATATAtttcattccccagcaaagtcagtctatgagatttcagttttgctgtgcgcacgttgcagcttGTTTTTGGCCATGTCTTTGTGGTGAATTCCTTCTGCGTTTTTGAGCACTTCCAGTCGATAGAtttgacttaggggtgcttcacacatagcgagatcgctgctgaatcacggtttttgtgacgcagcagtgacctcattagcgatctcgcggtgtgtgacactgagcagcgatctggcccctgctgtgaaattgctgctcgttacaccgctctcacgctgccagtgatggctccctgcacaggtagccggaagtacacatcgggtaaataagcaaagcagttttcttattaacccgatgtgtactctggctaggagtgcagggagccagcgctaagtggtgtgcgctaataaccaaggtaaatatcgggtaaccaagcgcttggttacccgatatttaccttcgttaccaagcgcagcatcgtttccacgcgtcgctggtggctggtcactggtgagatctgcctgattgacagctcaccagcgaccatgtagcgacgtaccagcgatcctgatcaggtcagatcgctggagtgtCACGGACCATTAAAAGAGGCACTggacaaaaacgtggcaaaaaacgcagcataAAGATGCAGCGTGCGAACAAAGCCTtaaaggcttctttcacacgtccgtgaaaatcacgcacattttgcATAGACGTGTAAAAGGTGCACATGTGTGTGCGTGTTcaacgtgtgctgtcagtgtgctatctgcATAGCACACAGATAGCAtgaatttctatacttacctgtccatggtgctgatgtctccggcactgctgctgctacttccggtcctcggtgcagtgaatacacgatgagcataatgagcgggggtcggaggcGAGTGCCAGCATTGGCAGAGACTGcaacgctggagaaggtgagtgtagaaattaattttatttcacagaaacgtggttttctccggtacgtgtcacacggagtacatctgtgcagtccgtgtgccatcggtgttgccggagaaaaacggacatgtctatgtgtggagcacactgaCACACGGGCCATGTGGAAACACACACGTATGCGTAAACCcagtgattttaatgggtctacgtgtgcccgtgtctccggtacatgttaaaATGGACATCACACATACCGGGGACACGGATATGTGCAGGGGGCTAAAGGGGAATTCCAGTAGAATTAATAGGAAGCGGCAGTTCCTTTTTTCTAGGATTCTCACAGGTGGACGCTGATTGGTGAATGATTACGGCAGCCAATCATTGTTTGTCTTCCAGGCGGCCATTGTGAATGTGGTTCAGATCTGGGTTCCTTGGCCACTGGACTCTATGGACAATCCTTGCCCTGAAGGTGCAGAGAATGAGATCACATGACCCAGGCAGCGGTGATGGTGTAATCTGAGTATGGATGTGCGGTGTATAATCTCACTGTACATAATGGGCCGTGTGGTGCAGTAATCCTCCGCAGCCGCCGGCCTCATACAGGCGAGACGTCCTAGAAAACCGCCACA is a genomic window containing:
- the LOC142246457 gene encoding nmrA-like family domain-containing protein 1, coding for MADRKVIVVFGATGAQGGSVAAALLDDGSFEVRAVTRDPSKPAAAKLKEAGAEVVSADLDDEKSLEAALSGAYGAFLVTNFWEHFSKEKEVTQGKLIADISKRLALEIVVFSGLENVKKLTEGKLEVLHFDGKGEIEEYFREIEVPMTSVRLPSYYENLLTFFRPQKNKDGDGYSLAIPMGDELLDGMSVMDLGGVVVTILKSPSEYIGKNIGLSTEKLTVEQYAAIMSRVTGKDIKDAKITPEAYEKLAFPGAAELANMFRFYIMNPDRDVAMTKKLNPKAKTFEPWMEENKEAFKDL